One genomic segment of Panicum virgatum strain AP13 chromosome 2N, P.virgatum_v5, whole genome shotgun sequence includes these proteins:
- the LOC120659402 gene encoding pentatricopeptide repeat-containing protein At3g62890-like, with product MQFETPPPPPPATRRAPTFQPNPAADARQLLGALLPPCPALRHVQQAHARLAVLGLATARALPQLLAALPRLPPGGADASYSYPLSLFRSSSSASAFASNHLLRVLPHPLPLSLFPRLPRRNPHSFTFLLASLSNNLDTGQTVGSSASHFLGSHVHALAMKAGAAGDLYVRNALIHFYGICGDVAAMRRVFDELPLVRDVVTWNAILAGYVRAGMVGYAREVFDGMPARDEVSWSTMMGGYVKEGQLEVALETFRNMLVQGVKANEAAIVIALSAAAQLGLLEQGRFVHEMVKRVGMQVSVNVGAALVDMYSKCGSIAVAREVFDAMPRRDVFAWNSMICGLAAHGLGHDAVELFEKFVTEGFCPTSITFVGVLNACSRTGLVDKGRWYFRLMLEKYGIESEMEHYGCMVDLLSRAGLVQEAVELIEGMHIAPDPVLWGTILSACKRHGLVDLGITVGNKLIELDPAHDGHYVLLASIYATAKKWDEVRKVRKLMSNRGTNKSAGWSMMEAHGIVHRFLVGDMDHKDFVQIYNMLGMIDRRLAEAGYVPDVSSVLHDIGHEEKVHAIKVHSERLAIAYGFIVVEAGSPIRIVKNLSLCGDCHEFSKMVTKVFSREIIVRDGSRFHHMKDGMCSCHDYW from the coding sequence ATGCAGTTcgaaacgccgccgccgccgccgccggccacccggCGCGCCCCTACTTTCCAGCCcaaccccgccgccgacgcgaggCAGCTCCTGGGCGCGCTCCTGCCGCCGTGCCCCGCGCTCCGCCACGTCCAGCAGGCGCACGCCCGCCTCGCCGTCCTCGGCCTCGCCACCGCGCGCGCCCTCccgcagctcctcgccgccctcccgcgcctcccgcccggcggcgccgacgcctCTTACTCCTaccctctctccctcttccggagctccagctccgcctccgccttcgCGTCCAACCACCTCCTCCGCGTGCTCCCGCACCCGCTCCCGCTCAGCCTCTTCccgcgcctcccccgccgcAACCCCCACTCCTTCACCTTCCTCCTCGCCTCGCTCTCCAACAACCTTGACACCGGCCAGACCGtcggctcctccgcctcccactTCCTGGGCTCCCACGTGCACGCGCTGGCCATGAAGGCTGGCGCCGCGGGCGACCTCTACGTGCGGAACGCGCTGATCCACTTCTACGGCATCTGCGGTGACGTGGCGGCGATGCGGAGGGTGTTCGACGAGCTACCGCTCGTGCGGGACGTGGTGACGTGGAATGCCATCCTTGCTGGATATGTGCGAGCGGGCATGGTGGGGTATGCACGAGAGGTGTTCGATGGAATGCCTGCGAGGGATGAAGTTTCGTGGAGCACGATGATGGGTGGGTATGTGAAGGAAGGGCAGCTGGAGGTGGCACTGGAAACTTTCAGGAACATGCTGGTGCAGGGGGTGAAGGCAAATGAGGCAGCTATAGTGATAGCACTCTCGGCAGCTGCACAACTGGGGTTGCTTGAGCAGGGGAGGTTTGTGCATGAGATGGTCAAGAGAGTAGGAATGCAAGTGAGTGTGAATGTTGGCGCTGCACTGGTAGATATGTATTCCAAGTGCGGGAGCATAGCAGTGGCAAGGGAAGTTTTCGATGCCATGCCGAGGAGGGATGTGTTTGCTTGGAACTCCATGATCTGCGGACTTGCTGCTCATGGATTGGGGCATGATGCAGTGGAGCTCTTTGAGAAGTTTGTCACTGAGGGGTTTTGCCCGACAAGCATCACATTTGTGGGGGTGTTGAATGCCTGCAGCCGCACTGGGCTTGTTGATAAAGGACGGTGGTATTTCAGGCTGATGTTAGAGAAATATGGCATTGAGTCAGAGATGGAGCATTATGGATGCATGGTTGATCTTCTGAGCCGTGCTGGCCTTGTTCAGGAAGCCGTTGAATTGATCGAAGGGATGCACATTGCACCTGACCCAGTTCTCTGGGGCACAATACTATCAGCCTGCAAGAGACATGGCCTTGTGGATTTGGGCATAACTGTCGGTAATAAGCTAATTGAACTGGATCCTGCTCATGATGGACACTATGTCCTCCTTGCAAGTATATATGCGACAGCaaagaaatgggatgaagtcAGGAAAGTAAGGAAATTAATGTCTAATCGTGGCACCAACAAGTCAGCTGGCTGGAGCATGATGGAGGCACATGGAATCGTGCACAGGTTTCTAGTTGGGGACATGGATCACAAGGATTTTGTACAGATATATAACATGCTTGGCATGATTGACAGAAGGTTGGCTGAGGCAGGGTATGTACCAGACGTGTCATCAGTGTTGCATGACATCGGGCATGAAGAGAAGGTTCACGCCATTAAGGTGCACAGTGAGCGACTCGCAATTGCTTATGGGTTCATTGTTGTTGAAGCTGGCAGCCCAATCCGTATTGTCAAGAACCTTAGTCTGTGTGGTGATTGCCATGAATTCAGCAAGATGGTGACAAAGGTTTTTAGCAGGGAAATTATTGTGAGGGATGGTAGTAGGTTTCATCATATGAAAGATGGGATGTGTTCTTGCCATGATTATTGGTGA
- the LOC120662281 gene encoding tropomyosin-1, isoforms 33/34-like, with product MPGPPPPGHPPPPPSPPWCLSPTPHPLPALEAPDPPALGADPGAGLVSAAAADPAALGANPAALGAGGAGTGASAAAAATATGAGAVGAAFAPPPPWRGLALLTAKSEAAAAQERVRAAAIAWECERSAADALARRVAEAEHYILLSSGQQLIAPFAEHAASCSH from the exons ATGCCTGGCCCGCCGCCCCCtgggcacccgccgccgccgccctcaccgCCGTGGTGCCTCTCCCCGACCCCCCACCCGCTGCCGGCCCTGGAGGCGCCAGATCCGCCCGCCCTGGGCGCGGATCCGGGCGCGGGCCtggtgagcgccgccgccgccgatcccgcTGCCCTGGGCGCGAATCCGGCTGCCCTAGGTGCCGGGGGCGCGGGCACGGGAgcatcagccgccgccgccgccacagccacgggcgcgggcgcggtggGCGCGGCCttcgcccctcctcctccctggcgCGGGCTGG CCCTCCTCACCGCAAAGTCTGAGGCTGCGGCAgctcaggagcgggtccgcgcggCTGCCATCGCCTGGGAGTGCGAGCGCTCCGCGGCCGACGCCCTTGCTCGCCGGGTCGCCGAAGCGGAGCACTACATTCTCCTCTCATCCGGCCAGCAGCTCATCGCCCCCTTCGCTGAGCACGCCGCCTCTTGTTCCCACTAG